The sequence tgttttatacacagtagtgtatatatgtaagtCCAGTCCAGCCCACCACCGCCACCCCATTCCCCCTTGGTATCTGTGTgtgttctctctgtgtgtgtcttatTTTTACTTTGCAGATAAGTTCACCTATaccgtttttctctttctgactcacttcactctaagacaatctctaggtccattcacatctctgcaaatggtacAGTTTTATTCGTTTTtatgctgagtaatattgcattgtatgtatgtaccacatcttctttattcattcctctagatggacatctaggttccttccctgtcctggctgttataaatagtgcatcagtgaacattgggacgcatgtgtcttttgaattatggttttctctgagtatGTGCCCAGAAGCGAGACTGCTGGATCGTACAGTAATTCTGTCTTTactttcttaaggaacctccagacTGCTCTCCGCTGcgactacaccaatttacattcccaccaacagtggaggagggttccctttgctccataccttctccagcatttgttgtttgtaggtTTTTAGATGAGGGCTAGTTTCATATATATGGACAGCTTTTTGCCTTCCTGTTTCCTATTTCACTTTGCCAAACCACCACCCATATTAACTGAGGAAGGGAATCCAGTTAAATTCAAAAAACATTTCTGAGCATCTAATATCTTGTATTGTACTTGGACTTGTGAATACAAAACAGTGAGCAAGACCCAGTCCCCGCTCATGGTGTGGTTGGGACATACACACCTGGTACCATAACAGTGTCATAATACCATTTTTCCTCAGTTGACTGTAGACTTTTATTTTGGAAGCAGTACAGCTTGAAGTCTGAGTAATGAGCTCTCATGAAGGCAGggataatctttttttctttgtactcTCAATATCTAACACAtagtaagtacttaataaatacttgcttAACCGAATAAAGCTTTATAAAGTATTATGAGACTATAGCTGATAAAATAACTCTGCTGGAAGGTAAGAGTCAGGGAGAACTAGAAGAAACATCTCAGTTTAAAAGGTGCGTTCAGCActtgtgaagaaaagagaattgtATGAGCAAAGGACATAAAGAGAGATATGAAGGTCATCATGTGTTTAGAGTATTGTCATAGCAAAAAGCAGTTTTAAGTGCTGTGTTTAAGTGATGTGCTGCAGTACTGTAGGAAATATGCTAAGTACTTCTTTGACTATAGAAAACTGGCCTGAAGGTGGTAGGGCTGTGGCATCTTAACTAGGAATCTAGGTTTGTGTTTAGGGAGAAACTTATCGGTGGGGAGGATGGGTTGAATGAATGGGAACAAACTAAATTAAATTCTCCAGAACCCtctagcacatttttttttttttaacactacaTTTCTATTATACTGGACCAGGTAAGAAAATGTCATATATATAgtacacaataaataaataaaaatatattttgttatgtAATATGCTTTTTATATGATGTTTGTGTGTTTTCTGTAAACCCTCTAGGTTAGAGACTAAATAGTTTGATAATATATACTGAAGTAACATTTATTAGATGTTGTTAGTCAAATTTGGTGTATTTGGATGAATTTGACTCTAAATTTATATTCTGCTTTATCAGGGAAAGGGATTGAGGAAGCTAGGATTGCATTTGTTGAACTGCTTAGAGAAGTGGGTATGATTATGGAATTAGATaattaactgaattttttttatgaACTATATGCATTTGCTGTTCTAGAGATAGTATCAGGCTttacttctgttgttttctgttgttattgttaccAGGATGGGACCAGTCAGATAAGTTTGTGAAAATCTACATTACCTTACCCGGAGTTCATCAAGTGCCTGCTGAGAGTGTGCAGGTGAATTTCACAGAGAGGTGAGTTCTCACAGTGGAGAAGATTGCTTTATAATGGGTCCTTTCCTTTGCAGTTTCTAAAATTCTGCTTGAGTATTAATTATCCTTTACATCCGCTTTAAAAGTTGAGTCTTCTGCTCTGAGATGGCCAAATGCACATCCTAAAATAGAACTGTGGCTTTTTTTCCACAGGAACTGATTATCACCTTTTATAGAACTAGAAGGATAATGTACTTACTATTGTGTTGTAGGTCATTTGATCTTTTGGTAAagaacctaaatgggaagagTTACTCCATGATTGTGAATAATCTCTTGAAACCCATCTCTGTGGAAGGCAGTTCAAAAAAGGTAAGTTTACGTTTTTGGTCATAATACTGTGAAATCTTATGAAATGAAGATGAACTGGAATTAACTTATCCTGctgcttgttttttaaataaagttttatttggaCATACCATGCTCACCTGTGTACgtgttgtctgtggctgcttttgtgctacagTGGCAAGTTTAAGCAGCTACAGTATACCGTGTGGCCCACAAAGCCTGAAATGTTAAACTTATCTAGtagctctttacagaaaaagtttgccagctCCTGCTCTAGAAAAGTAGATTATAAGAATACTGCATTAGAATCAGGAGGGTAttgaacaaacagaaaatagtTAGAATGAGACTTGGGTTTTAATGCCAGGTTTATCACTTGCTGTGACCTTTGGCAGCTCACTTCATCACtttgtacctcagttttctcatttgtacaaTGGGAATAAAATCTGTTTCACAAAATTGAAATAAAgtgtctttgaaaatatttttcactgattCATATAATCTCTACCtaatttaaataaagtttaatgcCTCTGGTATATAGACGCGCCATTCTGCTGTGTTtacatagttaatgaagcagctGAAAGGTAACATTAGAATATAGTTCAGTGATTAGCTTATGACTCCCTGCTCCTTTCTTTGTCCACTAATGGCATAGCTGAAGGTAGTACTCAAAGAACTCCTAGAGTCAtatgaatgtttgttgaaagGGTTATGTGTTCTTGCTCTTTTTGCATATTCACCTTCCAAACTCGTTAACCAATACTGCCTGACATGGTTTTCTGCATGACTCTGACTGCTCTTACCATATTACTCTGTCCTTCAGTCATCAAAATCCAGCATTCCTCCTTATTTTCAAATAACCAAAATCATCCCTTCTTGCAGCCTTTCTCCTTGCCATGTCAACTGCCTGGAAGGCCCTCTTTTGCTGGATCTTGGGCCACGGCTCAAATTTCACCTCAGAAAGGCTTTCCGAGTGAAGTTCCTTCCCTAGTCCCCATTAATATCCTCTTTAATCTCCCCCAGTCCCATTAATACCCTCTTTTGATAGCACCTAGTATTTGAAGGTATTCCAGTTTTACTTgtatatgatttcatttctccATAAGTCTTCAGACTCCAGCCTATTTATAAAACTATTACTAATACCTAAACAGGTCCTGTATATAACAGTAACTCAAGTAattgaataaataattatattctaAATATTCATGCTTATCACCATGTGTTCTAAGTTGTAcctgttttctacttttttcctagGTCAAGACAGATACAGTTCTGATCTTATgtagaaagaaagcagaaaacacGCGGTGGGACTACCTGACTCAGGttgaaaaagaatgcaaagagaAGGAGTGAGTCTGTTCTCATTTGAGgattataatgtattttttactGGGATTATAGATTTTCATTGATAGTAGTCTGTAATTTTGTATTGCATTTGTATTATAGTCTATAATTTGACCACTTACCTTATGTCCTCTGACTGACCAGCCCAtgtcttgcttccagcttgtcaGAGGGCACCAGAAGGGGGCATGTGTCTAGCAGGTTGCTTCTTAAGGAGGTCTTTGTACTTGTGGTTGGTTGTTTTTGCCAGTTCTTAACCCCGGGCTGTGGTGCTTCTATACAGGTAACTGCTCGTTCCTGGGAGACTGCATTTCAGTAGCTACAGAGTAGCCCAGATGCCCATATACAGTTTTTGAGTTCCACAAGTTTCTGCTATATAATTAGAATTTCACTATCactggtgggcttccctcatagctcagtcggtaaagaatctgcctgcaatgcaggagacctgggttcgatccctgggtcgggaagatcccctggagaaggaaatggcaatccactccagtattcttgcttggaaaattccatggacaaaggagcctggtgggctatagtccatggggtcgcaagagttagacacgactgagcgactaaaccaccaccaccatcactggtacagagtgaaaaagagaatatttttatcttaCTTAGTAATGGCtattctgaaaaacatttttattcagaGCTGCTTCCATTCTAGGTCAAACATTCCTCTGTTCTCCTGCAGTGGTAATGTACTACATTGTGTCAATTAGCCATCAACATCTCTTATTCCCCCTTCCCATAGCCACTGGGCATTTGGGTTGTGGTTGGCTAAGGTTAGGCATTATCTGTGGAATTGCTTTTAAATCTAGAATGGGTCACCTGAATATAGGAACCTGTCTTACGTTACTATATCCCAAGAATCTGGCACTTAATGAGGTGAGTGGAAAAGTTAACGGGCCCAGTTTGCACACTGATTAAACTAGAAGTGTGCTTTTATACCACCAAGCCCAAGACTCTTGTATTTCAGTCTTAAGAGGAAggcttttctaattaaaatatatatgtgcttcAGTATGTGTCTATGTGTTataatgtatgtttatttttctcaatgAAATTTTTATAATACATGAGGAAACatggttttaaaacattaaaacagttCAGAAAGGTAAATGATTATTTACTTACCTTTTCTGCTAAAACTCCAGGAAATGCCAGGGTCCCAAGATAACAACCCCTTACCGTTTTTGATGACATTCTTTGATGAGCTAGCTGTGGGTGTATATTGTCTTAGATAAATTCATGCAtgttttgattctttcttttagGATACTGTCTGGCTCTTAACACGTGTACTTCCTACAGCCTAATTAGTCTCTCTGTACTTAGTAATCATAAGGTAtaaactgttatatatatattccttcactatttattgtgtatttttttttaatagaaagccCTCCTATGACACTGAAACAGATCCTAGTGAGGGATTAATGAATGTTCTAAAGAAAATTTATGAAGATGGAGATGATGATATGAAGCGAACCATTAATAAAGCCTGGGTGGAATCAAGAGAGAAGCAAGCCAAAGGAGATACAGACTTCTGAGACTTTAAAGTCTTTTGGGAACTGAGATGTGGAAAAATGATGTTTCCAATAAGGAAATGTTGCTGAGCTGCACAAATAAATCTGACATATAACTACTTACACAGCCTTCTTCTAAGTAAAGGCAGTGAATTCTCCATTTCCTGCTGGaggatttatttaaataaaatacgcTTATTAAACACTTCCTCCATGGATGGTTTCTTTAGTAACCAGGCCATTTTATTCAAGAAGAGTAACGTTGTATTCTGGTGTGAAATGTAAAAAAGCGAATCTTGCCTAATGAAAATGCCGCATCGTGTGTATTGTTCAGCTCAGAGGTAGAAAACAAAGTTCATGCTTGCCTTTCAGTTCCTAACATCAGCTCCCGCCAgtgtaagaataaaaataaagcctgaatTTTTACATGAAATGCAAATTTGTACCTGTGTTTTAAGGTTGTTACAGAGGTTGATTGCTTTACTCCCACAGCTTAAGTAATTCACATAGCATGTATCACAATGGCCTAATCtaatcacaaatatttttctctaggcttaaatatatttatgaataaattagAACTAAATCTAAACATAACAGACAAACACATTTGTATGGTACTAATAAGGATTTTTGCTATGGATCAGATAGATGGCTTATAAAAACAGTAACCCCAGAGCAATAATAAATGTGCACATCCATGTATTTTATGCTCAGAAAAGTTAGTAAAGCTATTCTGTCCAAGAGTATGTTAGAAATGTCAGGTTTTTAGGGGTATTGTTTATTTAAAGGTTATTATTCCTCCTAAAATGACAAGAGCAAGATGCACAACCCCCCACAATAACCAAAAACATTGAAAGAATTCTAAAATTATTAACAGTTTCTTAGAAAAAGGAATGTAAAGTGACCTTTAACATACAAAAGTACCTTGTtcagaagagaaataattttaaaacagtctAAAATGTACTGACTGTTACGGTATGGGGCAATATATATATGGTAATGGATTAAAAAGGTTGAGAAGCTTAAAACTTGTATAGAGGAATACTTGGTAGTATTTACcagaattatatatgtatttatcctCTCACAATTCTACTAGGCTCTTTCCCAAAGATAACACTGGCAAAAATTTGGAGTGATACTGAGGTATACACAAGATTGGAGACACCCAAATGTCAACTCATAGGGGAATGGGTGAGTGAACTAGTACTTTGAAACATCTACACAGAAAGTACTGATGATAGTCACCAAAAAATGAAGATGGTTTCCATATACTGATACACAGTGATCAACCAGGAGACAGTAAGTGGAAAAGCAAAGTGCAGAACCTTGTTTCTGTTAAACCTACCTTAGTGTCGGCCAGGGTGAGAAATgtgaatatgtaatatatatatatatatttgcatataaatagacaatggaagaaaaaactcaaaactaataaaaatggCCACcaatagggaaagaaaagagatgggATGGGAGCAATCCTGTGAATGTACCTTTTCCCATTGTTTTGACCACCTacaatttaagaatttaaaaccTAAAAACCTGGGGATggatcaagatggcagaagaaAAATATGTGGAACTCACCTCATACAAATACAGCAAAAATACACCCACCTAAAGAATA is a genomic window of Bos indicus isolate NIAB-ARS_2022 breed Sahiwal x Tharparkar chromosome 16, NIAB-ARS_B.indTharparkar_mat_pri_1.0, whole genome shotgun sequence containing:
- the CACYBP gene encoding calcyclin-binding protein; protein product: MSSALEELQKDLEEVKVLLEKATRKRVRDALTAEKSKIETEMKNKMQQKSQRKAELTENEKPAAVVAPITTGYTVKISNYGWDQSDKFVKIYITLPGVHQVPAESVQVNFTERSFDLLVKNLNGKSYSMIVNNLLKPISVEGSSKKVKTDTVLILCRKKAENTRWDYLTQVEKECKEKEKPSYDTETDPSEGLMNVLKKIYEDGDDDMKRTINKAWVESREKQAKGDTDF